Below is a genomic region from Methanobacterium sp..
CCAGTAATAAGCGGTAACGTTAGTTTTTACAACGAAACTGAAGGAGTAACTGTAAATCCTTCCCCAGTTGTGGGTGTTGCAGGTCTAATGAATATAAAAGACATTAGAACTATGGATTTCAAAAATGAAGAAGATAAAATCATATTAATCGGTAAAACTTATCCTGAGCTTGACGGTTCCCAATACCATAAAGAAATTTTTGACATTGTCCAGGGAAAATCTCCAAAGGTGAATATGGATGCTGAATTTGAATCTTCAGAGGCAGTTCTAAAAATAATTCATGAAGATGAAAATGATGCGGTAACAGCGGTTCATGATTGTTCAGCTGGAGGAATAGCCGTTGCAGTTGCTGAAATGGCAATTTCAGGTGATCTTGGAGCAACTATAGATGTTTCAAAGGTGCCTAAAGAAGATAATATAAGTGATGCTGAAACATTATTTTCAGAGTCCAACGCAAGATTCATTGTTACAGTTAAAAGTGAATATGTGGATGAAATATTAAACAAAATAAATGCTCCTGCAGCAGTTATCGGAGAAGTTGGAGGTAAAACTTTAACTATTGACCAGAATCTGATAAATGTAGATATTGAAAAGCTCAAAGAATCATATTATGGAGTAATAGAAAAATTCATGGCTTAATTAGCATGATACAAAATTTTACGGCCTGATGATATGGAAAAAGAGAACTTCAGACAGTTGATTCATGCATCAGGTATCTTTATTGTTTTTGTAAATATTTTTTTAAGCCCCCTCATTGCCATACTCACGTGTATAACAATTGTGCTTATTGTAGAAGCTATTTTTAGAATCGATGAAAATAGAAAAGTATTCTTCTTTTCTTTTATTTTAAGGAAATGCAAACGGGAAAACGACGAACGAGGGTTTGTCTATTTCTTTATTGGAATTATACTGACACTTTATTTATTTAAATTTAACATAGCTATTGCCAATGCTGCAATACTAATTTTTTTACTGGGAGATTCTGCATCCACCATATTTGGAAAAAGATTTGGAAAAACACGGCTACCATTCAATGAAAGGAAAACTGTAGTGGGAACATCTGCATTTTTTATTGTTGCATTAATCGGTGCATTAACTCAACTTCCATTGACTCCTGCATTAGTTGGAGCATTATGTGGTGCTATAACTGAAGCATACAGCCCTATAGATGACAATATTCCAATTCCAGTGATAGCCGGTATTGCAATGAGTTTAGTAGTATACCTTATATAGTAAAGAGATGAAACAATTAATTTCAATATCAAAGTTAATCTTGACACACAATTGAAAATTAAATTAAGCCGGTGAAATATTGCGTCTAAACAAGTTGAATATCATTGGAATCATTATGATTCTTTTTGCAGTCTTACTCGCGGTTACAAGTTTTCTGGACAGTACCATCCTAACACTTACGTACCATCTTATGGAAGGGTCATCTAAAGGTAAATCCCTAATTCTTTTTGCAGTTATGGGCAGTTTCCTGTTACTTTACCCTTTATTCCAATCAAATGGACTAATTGGAAAGAGAATATCATCACTAAGCCCTAGCTTAAAAATAGATGCCCAGAAGTATCTTAAATTCACCATAATAACTATATTCTTTACATATATAGTTGGACTGCTCATTGAAGTCTGGATAAGAATAAAACTTGGCGTGTCCCTTTTCACCATGTTCGTGTCTTATACTGGAAATGAATTCAGCACAACTGCATTAACACATAGTCATGCGTTTAAATCAGTTTTAGGCTATGTAATTCACTCGATGGGAATACACGTTTCTTCAACTATAAATACTGGAGTCCCACTTGCACAGTATACTGTTCCATTCTCACTTATCATCTTAATTACATTCCCCCTGATTTATATAGCAGGAATAACTGCTTTAAGTGAAAAGAGAGACCTTTATAAAGTTTTGCTCGCATTTTTCCTGACCCTCTCCTTTATTACAATGCTTGATGGAGGAATGCTTGATTACCCTGCATGGATTGCTCTTGCGGGTCTTCTAATAATTTATTATGTCAGCAAAAAACCTTTTTCACCGCGAGATTTGTATAAGCCGGCCCTCATAATGGCATTGATTATTATTCTCAGAGTTTCAATCAGTGTATTTGGATCTAATACTGATTTTCATGAATTAACAATTATAGACCCTGTAGACAACATAAACCTAAATGGTTACGATGTTTTAAGTATTCAAAAAGAAGGAAATAAAACAATAGTTGAATTACCCGGAAATCTATCTGATAAACCGCTTTTACTCAAATTGATTCCTGATTTAAAAGGTCAGTGTAGTGGGTTCGCACTTTCATGGAATTATAAAGCCTGGGTATAACTCAGCAACGCCAAAATTTTATTTTTAACCGTGAATTCCATGTCAAGCCTGTGAAAATAAGGTCTTGCATGCCGCACCTTCGTGCGGTAAAAAAAATTAATTTAGAAAACTAAAAAACAGAAGAAATAACATTATTCAAGATAACTTTTGCTGATATTTTTTCCCATTTTAATCATACGTTCATTAAACTCAATGAACTTACTTAAAATTTCCTCTCGGCGCTCTAAAATTAGTCTAACCAGTTGATATTCAGTTGAAATTTTCAAATCCCTAAAAAATACAGAATTAGTATCTCTTACTACCAATATATCTCCTTCAGCCACACGTAGCCTGTAAGAAGTATTGGCGATGATTTCTATTTCATCTCCATCTTTTGTATAACTATTTACTATTTCTGCAATTCTATTCAGTTCAGCATATATCCTGCTTTCAATTTCCAAGCGTTCCTCATGTAATTTTCTAAGATCTTCAGACATGATACCACAAGAATAAATTTATATTAAAAATATTTAAATCTTTGTTAAATCTTTAAGAAATAATTAGAATTAAAAGCCATACATGTTATTTATATGCTAAAACAGATTTGTTATTATATATTTTAAAATTTCATGGCGTAAATCCAAATTTAGATTCATATAATCCGCTTAACCTACCAAAATACCAAATTTAATACATAAATAAAAATTTAGAGCCTAATAGCTCTTTCATGTCTAAAGTATGTTACAGCCAGTGCAAAAATTAGGGTAGATGCTAAAATCGTAGGAATGAAAAATAATATCATATCCCATGAGATAATTGGAGTTGAAGATAATTTAACCATTAGAACTGTTGGAATAATATTTAAAATTCCTTCAAGATAAGGCATTTTTATAAAGAGAGGCATAAAGAAGATAAATGTTGCAAACATTAAAGCAAGTGTTATAGCCGAATTTGCCTCTTTAGTACTGTCAACAAGCATAGATATCAATATCCCCATCCCAATAAATGCTAAACCAATGAAAACAAGCATGAAAATTAAAACAAACACGTTATAAATTGGAACCCCAAGCAAATTCAGTAAAATGATCCATGCAATGCTCTGAATCAGTGAAAATGAAAGAATAGGTAAAATTTTTCCAATTACTACCATTGAACTTGAAATAGGAGTCATAAGAATCATTTCAAATGTTTTTCTCTCTTTTTCCCCCACAATACTATCTGTTACTATGTTACTTGCAAGGAAAAACGGGAGGAGGAGAACAAATGGAACTATGAATCCATACATTATTTCCACAAAATAAGAAGTATTTAAGGCCAATTTCGCTATGTTATCCTCATTAATATTTATTTGATTTAAAATCACTGGATTTTCAATTTTCTGGATCATTTCTTTACTTATTCCTGCAGATTGCAGTTTCTTTTCTAATTTAAATTTATTTACAGCATCACTTATTTTTTCAGATACTATTGGGTAAAAAGGATTAGATGTATCTGATTGAACAAGTATATCCTGTTTTGGAGAAGATGAAACCGTAACTACAGCAATTAATTCTGATCCAAGCAATTTATCAGCTTTACTCATATTTTTGAAATAAACTACATTCAGTTTTTGGGCACTTAGATCATTTGCAATGGTTGAATTTTTCAAATCTTCAGAAATCCCCACTGTAAGATGGGATGTAACTCCAAACTTATCCAGGAGTCCAGGATCAGTTATAACAGCACTTCCTACCCCCAAACCAAACGCCCCAAGAATTATAAATATCTGAACAAACACAACCATGATGTAAATTCGGTTAGTCAATATATCTTGAGCTTCTTTTTTTGCAAGTGCGATTACCTTCATTTTATCTCCTGTAAATTACAAATGATTAAATTCATATGTAAATCTTTTTAGTTAATTTCCTAAAAGCCCCCTGGCTTAATATGCACATAAAATTTACATCTAATTCATCTTTGAAATATTCTTAATACCAACTAATTCAAGGGCCAACCTTACTATACCTGGCCTTGGTCCAAACATTATATCATCTCTTTCAAAGAGTTTTATTGTAATCCAATATGATATGGCACTTATAATAAGTATAGAAATGATTGGAATCATTAAATCTGTCATAGAGATGGGATCACCTGAAAACAGGCGCATTACAAGGGTCATTGGAGAGATGTTAGCTGCGGCTGACTTACTTGAGATATAAGCAAGGGCTGGGATCACGAGAAATCCAACAATCCCTATATAAATAAAGCTTAATCCAATCCCTGCCTCTTTATAATTCTTAGAATATGCTGCTATGACACTTGTTATCCCCACGATCGGAATAGAGGTTAATATAATCACTAAATAAACTAAAATAGGATTTTTAAGGTCAAAACCTGCCACTAACAGTATAAGAATCCACAGTGCTACTTGAACAGCTATTACTAAAACTACTGCCAAATTTTTTCCAATTATAATTTCTCCATGGCTCAAAGGCATGGCTATCAATATTTCTCCTGTTTTCCTCTCCTTTTCACCTACAATACTGTCGATGATCATATTTCCAAAAAGGAAAAGGGGAAGGAAAAGCAGGATTGAAACCATCATTTTTTTAATAAGCTGTAATGGTAAGGACTCTCCTTTTTTTTCTTCCCTAACATCAGGGTCAATTGTACTTGTGGAAGGAACCAGTGAACTTATCCATTGATTAGAGATAGAAGAAGAAATAACTTTAACTGTAGAATTTACCTCCTCAGTCACCACACTCCTCTTCGGATCGGCATAATCAACAAACAGATTTAAAGTAATAGGTTGGAAAGTATCTATTTTACCAATAGAATTTTCAGGAACAATCAACGCAGCTGTGGCCTTACCACTTTTAACCTGGTTTACCGATTCATTACTTCCGAGTGGAGTTATACCAAGAACTTCATGATTCAATTGTTTTTCAAATAAGCCACTTGTATCTGAAACGCCCATTGAAGCAAAATTAGTCAAAGATGGAGATAACGTAACGCCGTTTTCAGATTCTATATTGCCAATAAACATGTTTAAGAAAACTATCATTAAAACTAAGACAGAAAGCTGCATTAAAAAGATCATCAAAAACTTTCTGCTCGAGAGGGTATTTTTAAACTCCCATTTAGTTATAGTTGAAAATCTCATGATAAAACCCTGAAATATCTATTTCACAGCATGAATGAATACATCCTCAAGTGACGGCTCTTTAGTATTTACAGATGCTACATTATGTCCAATCAAGCTAACTATATCTGAAATGTCTTCTTTAGAATTTAAAGATACTTCCAGATTTTTACCCTTTAAGTTTACATTTTCTACAGAATTAAAATTAAGAATTTTATCAGTATCTATATCTGCATGGTTAATTTTTATCTGGAGTATAGTTTGACCGTGAATTTTTGCCTTAAGATAATCAGGAGTGCCCATATCCCTGATTTTACCTCCACTTAAAATCGCGACCCTATCACAGAGAGCATCGGCTTCTTCCATGTAGTGAGTGCACAAAATTATGGTCTTTTCACCTTTAAGGTCTTCTATAAAACTTCTAATTGAAAGTGCAGTAGCAGGGTCCAGTCCCATTGTAGGTTCATCAAATATAATGATTTCTGGATCGTGGATTAAAGCCCTTGCAATACCAATTCTTTGACGTAGCCCCTTTGAAAATGTGTTTATTTTATGTTCTGCGCGATTTTCCATTCCAACAAGCTCAAGAAGCTCATAAACTCTATCGTTAAGCTTTTCTTTTGGGACCCCATAAAGTTCACCAAAATATCTAAGCAGATCGCGTGCTTTAAACCTTTCATATAAATTTGGCTCTTCTGGAAGGTACCCTATCATTGATTTAGTTGTAATTGGATCTTCCAGAACATCGTGTCCACCAACAAAAACAGTCCCCATATCTGGTTTCAATATACCACATATTATCCGTATTGTAGTGGTCTTTCCAGCTCCATTTGGCCCTATGATCCCTAAAAGCTCTCCTTTCTTAATATTCAGGCTTAAATTATCTAAAGCCTGTATTTCACCAAAATATTTAGTGAGAGAGTCTATTTTAATCATATCTTCTTTTAAGTCCAAGGTTTAACCCCTTAAAAACTGTTAAAATCCCTTAAAATCTGTGATTTTGGGGATCCTCAAACGCGAAGCATTCAAAAATCTCTGATTTTTGATGCGTCAAAATTCTTATAATTTTGACAGCGTTTGGGACATGTGAAAACCTTTGGTTTTCACGGTTGCGGAACATTAAAAAATCTCCGATTTTTTATGCAACGAAAAATGCAAAGCATGCAAACACTTCGTGTTTGCTGTTACAAAATCGTAGATTTTGTAAACATTTTTCTCCTGCTTTGTTCTGCAAACATCGGAAATCTTGATTTCCAAATGTTCGAAAAATCTTTTTGATTTTCTCAACCTCAAAAAATTTTTTATTTTTTTGGGCCGTCGAACACATGGTGTTCGGGCCCTACAAATCTTTGATTTGTGGCCAAGGAAACATAGTTTCCTACGGCTTAGAAATCAGAGCAGTCGAAAATTCATAGAATTTTCGTCGCGTCAAAATTTTCAATTTTGACAGATTTCGAAAGGTTCAAAAAATTCATAGAATTTTCCTCAACTTTAGCGTTTGAAAGTTAATTCTTAATTTGTACTGTTTAAATATTTAGAGATATTGATTAGATGTGTTATCTAATATTAATAGTTTATACAAATCTGACAAACAGAAAGCAACTCCTTGTTTAATATTTGATACTATCCAACTTTTTATTGCAATATTTAATCAAATAATAACTTTAAAAGTGGTAGCACAAAACATTAATAATAAAAAATACTTAAATTATCTTATTGTAAAACACGTTCTTCAAGTGTATTTCTCCTTAATTAGATTTATAAAAACGTGGTAAAATGGAAAATGAAAATAAATATAAGAAAGCTGCTTTTGCAGCAGGCTGTTTTTGGGGTATTGAAGAAACATTTAGGACTACAAAAGGAGTCATATCTACTGCGGTAGGTTACATGGGAGGGCATACAGAAAATCCGACCTATGAAAATGTTTGTTCTGGAAGAACTGGCCATGCGGAAACAGTAGAATTGACTTATGATCCTTCGGTGATCACCTACAATGAATTACTGGATATTTTCTGGAAGATCCATGACCCCACAACGCTTAACAGACAGGGGCCAGATATAGGTGAACAGTACAGATCTGTAATTTTCTACTACGACAGCGAACAGGAAAAAGCAGCACGTGCTTCAAAGGAAGAACTTCAACAATCTGGTATGTATAATCGAGATGTTGTAACCGAAATTGTACCTGCAGATAAATTCAAATTTTACATGGCTGAAGATTACCATCAGCAGTATTTGAAAAAAAGAGGACGCAGCAGCTGCAGATTCTAAAATAATTTGCATATAAAAGATATAATTAATTTTATTTCATTTTTTGTGCCTAAAAACATGTTAATTATTTGACATGATATAATAGAGTAATACAAAATAGTGATTTTTGACATAAATTACAAGTGTATTACAAAAATACTATTTAGGAAGAACTTAGATAATTTCCAGACATACATTGCAAGTGTATAACGAATTAATTCAAAAATACTGGTTTTCAATAAGTACAGTCCCTACCACTTAAAATTGCTCCAAATAATTTTCTACTATGGCATCAACTATACACGGCGCATTCCATCCTATGATATCTGCAGCAGCTTCTTCAAGCTCAGGAGGTACATTTTCCATACCGTAAGGCCTGATGACAATTATGGGCTTTTCTAATTTATTTGAAATGTCTATTTGCTTCTTT
It encodes:
- a CDS encoding phosphatidate cytidylyltransferase; its protein translation is MEKENFRQLIHASGIFIVFVNIFLSPLIAILTCITIVLIVEAIFRIDENRKVFFFSFILRKCKRENDERGFVYFFIGIILTLYLFKFNIAIANAAILIFLLGDSASTIFGKRFGKTRLPFNERKTVVGTSAFFIVALIGALTQLPLTPALVGALCGAITEAYSPIDDNIPIPVIAGIAMSLVVYLI
- a CDS encoding ABC transporter permease, translated to MKVIALAKKEAQDILTNRIYIMVVFVQIFIILGAFGLGVGSAVITDPGLLDKFGVTSHLTVGISEDLKNSTIANDLSAQKLNVVYFKNMSKADKLLGSELIAVVTVSSSPKQDILVQSDTSNPFYPIVSEKISDAVNKFKLEKKLQSAGISKEMIQKIENPVILNQININEDNIAKLALNTSYFVEIMYGFIVPFVLLLPFFLASNIVTDSIVGEKERKTFEMILMTPISSSMVVIGKILPILSFSLIQSIAWIILLNLLGVPIYNVFVLIFMLVFIGLAFIGMGILISMLVDSTKEANSAITLALMFATFIFFMPLFIKMPYLEGILNIIPTVLMVKLSSTPIISWDMILFFIPTILASTLIFALAVTYFRHERAIRL
- a CDS encoding ABC transporter permease yields the protein MRFSTITKWEFKNTLSSRKFLMIFLMQLSVLVLMIVFLNMFIGNIESENGVTLSPSLTNFASMGVSDTSGLFEKQLNHEVLGITPLGSNESVNQVKSGKATAALIVPENSIGKIDTFQPITLNLFVDYADPKRSVVTEEVNSTVKVISSSISNQWISSLVPSTSTIDPDVREEKKGESLPLQLIKKMMVSILLFLPLFLFGNMIIDSIVGEKERKTGEILIAMPLSHGEIIIGKNLAVVLVIAVQVALWILILLVAGFDLKNPILVYLVIILTSIPIVGITSVIAAYSKNYKEAGIGLSFIYIGIVGFLVIPALAYISSKSAAANISPMTLVMRLFSGDPISMTDLMIPIISILIISAISYWITIKLFERDDIMFGPRPGIVRLALELVGIKNISKMN
- a CDS encoding ABC transporter ATP-binding protein, producing the protein MDLKEDMIKIDSLTKYFGEIQALDNLSLNIKKGELLGIIGPNGAGKTTTIRIICGILKPDMGTVFVGGHDVLEDPITTKSMIGYLPEEPNLYERFKARDLLRYFGELYGVPKEKLNDRVYELLELVGMENRAEHKINTFSKGLRQRIGIARALIHDPEIIIFDEPTMGLDPATALSIRSFIEDLKGEKTIILCTHYMEEADALCDRVAILSGGKIRDMGTPDYLKAKIHGQTILQIKINHADIDTDKILNFNSVENVNLKGKNLEVSLNSKEDISDIVSLIGHNVASVNTKEPSLEDVFIHAVK
- the msrA gene encoding peptide-methionine (S)-S-oxide reductase MsrA yields the protein MENENKYKKAAFAAGCFWGIEETFRTTKGVISTAVGYMGGHTENPTYENVCSGRTGHAETVELTYDPSVITYNELLDIFWKIHDPTTLNRQGPDIGEQYRSVIFYYDSEQEKAARASKEELQQSGMYNRDVVTEIVPADKFKFYMAEDYHQQYLKKRGRSSCRF